The following coding sequences are from one Methanosarcina sp. WWM596 window:
- a CDS encoding respiratory chain complex I subunit 1 family protein, producing the protein MNTSFLLFALLNPLFALLAAPLYMALIRKVKAYAQGRKGPRLFQVYYDLKKLMQKEAVYSPTSSWIMRFTPYLNLSTLLVCSLFVPLVFVPEPAGGLGNIIVFLYLLALERFFTALGGLDAGSAFGGMGSSRSMSLAAVIEPTMVVAFAALAFVLKSLNLHHMFALTAGTVLPISPTLVLVSISLFIILIVETGRLPVDNPATHLELTMINEAMILEQTGKNLVLLELAHALKQFLLMGILINTILPVGLSTEIDAGKIAVSALLFLLKAGLLAIIIGLFESALAKMRLFRLPAFYVMAFFFSALTILIEVFA; encoded by the coding sequence ATGAACACATCGTTCCTGCTCTTTGCCCTCTTAAATCCGCTTTTTGCCCTGCTGGCAGCTCCTCTGTACATGGCTCTGATCCGGAAGGTAAAGGCATACGCCCAGGGGAGAAAGGGCCCGAGGCTCTTTCAGGTTTATTATGACTTAAAAAAACTCATGCAAAAGGAAGCGGTCTATTCCCCAACTTCGTCATGGATCATGCGCTTTACCCCATACCTAAACCTTTCGACTTTGCTTGTCTGCTCCCTTTTCGTACCTCTGGTCTTTGTCCCGGAACCTGCAGGTGGGCTCGGGAATATCATTGTCTTCCTGTACCTCCTTGCACTTGAAAGATTCTTTACCGCTCTTGGTGGACTTGACGCGGGAAGTGCTTTTGGAGGCATGGGAAGTTCAAGGTCAATGAGCCTTGCAGCTGTAATCGAACCAACAATGGTAGTTGCTTTTGCAGCTCTGGCCTTTGTCCTGAAAAGCCTTAACCTGCACCATATGTTCGCCCTTACTGCAGGCACGGTTCTTCCCATCAGCCCGACCCTTGTCCTGGTCTCAATCTCGCTCTTCATTATCTTGATCGTGGAAACTGGTAGGTTGCCAGTGGATAACCCGGCTACCCACCTTGAACTAACCATGATTAATGAGGCAATGATCCTTGAACAGACAGGAAAGAACCTTGTCCTGCTCGAACTTGCCCATGCTCTCAAACAGTTTCTGCTTATGGGGATATTAATTAACACAATCCTTCCGGTAGGGCTCAGTACTGAGATAGATGCCGGAAAAATTGCAGTCTCAGCCCTTCTCTTCCTCCTGAAGGCAGGGCTGCTTGCAATAATAATAGGGCTCTTTGAATCAGCTCTTGCAAAGATGAGACTCTTCAGGCTTCCTGCATTTTATGTGATGGCATTTTTCTTTTCAGCTCTTACCATCCTTATCGAGGTGTTTGCATGA
- a CDS encoding hydrogenase subunit → MIDPLFLEGIIKVLFVFVLISAGLIISTRNLSSVLTTYTVQSFLLAAVSFLLYLMDGKGQLLLLAGLTLASKVILIPYFISRIEEKIKIGRDLHFAYLEPTPSLLLSIGLILLSYTFLSKVFEGLPLSKLFFFGAVIGLSLTLMGMLVMFSRKKVVTKALGYLSMENGVLMFGLFVTELPFIIEVLIIIDLIILVMLTTILAVGMDSSIEEYRQKFRKLQVWTGVESQ, encoded by the coding sequence ATGATTGATCCGCTCTTCCTTGAAGGCATAATAAAGGTCCTTTTCGTCTTTGTCCTTATCAGTGCAGGGCTGATCATCTCAACCCGTAACCTTAGTTCGGTCCTTACCACATATACTGTACAGTCTTTCCTGCTGGCTGCGGTTTCCTTCCTCCTCTACCTGATGGACGGAAAAGGGCAGCTCCTGCTGCTGGCAGGCCTGACCCTGGCAAGCAAGGTAATTTTAATTCCTTACTTTATTTCCAGGATAGAAGAGAAAATCAAAATCGGAAGAGACCTTCACTTTGCGTATCTGGAGCCAACGCCCTCTCTTCTGCTGAGCATAGGCCTTATTCTCCTCTCCTATACGTTCCTTTCAAAGGTCTTTGAAGGTCTGCCCCTTTCGAAGCTCTTCTTCTTTGGGGCTGTGATAGGGCTTTCCCTGACTCTGATGGGCATGCTTGTGATGTTCAGCAGGAAAAAGGTTGTTACAAAAGCGCTCGGTTACCTCAGTATGGAAAATGGGGTTCTGATGTTCGGCCTCTTTGTGACCGAACTTCCCTTTATCATCGAAGTCCTGATCATAATCGACCTTATTATCCTGGTTATGCTGACCACTATTCTGGCTGTGGGGATGGATTCAAGCATTGAAGAGTACCGGCAGAAATTCCGAAAACTGCAGGTCTGGACAGGAGTGGAATCTCAGTGA
- a CDS encoding proton-conducting transporter membrane subunit — MNTLLEALAYGAIVALISGTVFPLLYRSKNTRKTAFGLSLISSILLLGFAGALLYTGKEPVFPAIRYLPGLDFTLTADRLSAGFILLIAAVVPGVSIYSVEYVEHAKSEARKNLQTALTNLFILAMLMVVLAGNMVIFLIFWEIMSLSSLLLVLHDYSSEENKKAGFFYFVMTNISTAFLFVGFISLFRLTGSAEFGPLEYSASELALPFLSLFIGFGVKAGLVPFHKWLPYAHPAAPSSVSALMSGVMLKVAVYGFLRFLLSVLTPELWWGMLIITAGSLSALFGVIYALKENDIKRLLAYSSIENIGIIFTGIGLYVIFKVEGLESLALLSLVGACFHAFNHALFKSLLFLCAGSIVHATGTRKIEAFGGLVKTMPVTSALFLIGSVSIAALPPTNGFAGELLLYQAFFQSFAVTDPLLTVFLIIALSSFALTGALAAALFVKLFGITCLAIPRSKKSRLAEEVQKPMLIGPAVPAALCILAGLFSKQLLSLAGWEIEFPNLLLLGILLGLIYAALFLIIRSKETSPARISETWGCGIPALAPYMEYSSAGFSEPLVMIFKNIYRTKIVHRAEYLDRQESLFKNGNVEIRLLRFFEEYLYIPPAQAIESFSKYVSKLQNGKLDSYVLYAFLAVIVLIIATGGFV; from the coding sequence GTGAATACATTGCTCGAAGCCTTAGCGTACGGTGCAATTGTCGCCCTTATATCGGGAACTGTCTTTCCTCTCCTGTACCGCAGTAAAAACACAAGAAAGACTGCTTTTGGCCTTTCTCTTATCTCATCAATTCTGCTTCTGGGTTTTGCAGGCGCGCTCCTCTACACGGGAAAAGAGCCTGTATTTCCAGCCATAAGATATCTTCCGGGCCTGGATTTTACCCTTACTGCAGACCGGCTCTCAGCCGGATTTATCCTGTTAATTGCAGCAGTCGTGCCCGGAGTTTCAATATATTCGGTCGAATATGTGGAACACGCAAAAAGCGAAGCCAGGAAAAATCTGCAAACAGCCCTGACAAATCTCTTTATCCTTGCCATGCTTATGGTAGTGCTCGCAGGCAATATGGTCATCTTCCTTATTTTCTGGGAAATAATGTCCCTTTCTTCTCTCCTGCTTGTGCTTCACGACTATTCTTCTGAGGAAAATAAAAAAGCAGGCTTTTTCTACTTCGTGATGACAAACATCAGCACAGCGTTTCTTTTCGTGGGCTTCATAAGCCTTTTCAGACTGACGGGTTCTGCAGAGTTTGGGCCGCTTGAATACTCTGCAAGTGAGCTGGCTCTCCCCTTCCTCTCCCTTTTTATTGGTTTTGGGGTCAAGGCAGGACTTGTTCCTTTCCACAAGTGGCTGCCCTATGCTCACCCTGCAGCTCCATCAAGTGTCTCGGCTCTGATGTCCGGAGTTATGCTGAAAGTTGCAGTCTACGGCTTCCTTCGTTTTTTGCTCTCGGTCCTCACACCTGAACTCTGGTGGGGAATGCTCATTATTACAGCAGGCAGCCTTTCAGCCCTCTTCGGGGTAATTTATGCTCTTAAGGAAAACGACATAAAAAGGCTCCTTGCCTACAGCAGCATTGAAAATATAGGGATCATTTTCACGGGAATAGGGCTGTATGTTATATTCAAGGTTGAAGGGCTTGAGTCCCTCGCCCTGTTAAGCCTTGTCGGAGCCTGCTTCCATGCCTTTAACCATGCCCTCTTCAAAAGCCTGCTCTTCCTCTGTGCAGGTTCGATAGTCCACGCAACAGGCACACGGAAAATCGAAGCTTTTGGAGGGCTTGTAAAAACGATGCCTGTAACCTCAGCCCTTTTCCTGATAGGCTCGGTTTCGATTGCAGCCCTGCCCCCAACAAACGGTTTTGCGGGAGAACTCCTACTCTACCAGGCTTTCTTCCAGTCTTTTGCCGTAACGGACCCCCTGCTCACCGTATTTCTGATAATTGCCCTCTCAAGTTTTGCCCTCACCGGAGCGCTGGCAGCTGCCCTTTTCGTAAAACTTTTCGGAATCACCTGTCTTGCTATTCCGCGTTCGAAAAAGAGCCGCCTTGCCGAAGAGGTCCAGAAACCAATGTTGATCGGACCTGCAGTGCCGGCAGCCCTCTGCATACTTGCAGGGCTTTTCTCAAAGCAGCTCCTTTCTCTTGCAGGCTGGGAAATTGAGTTCCCGAACCTGCTTTTGCTGGGGATTCTGCTCGGGTTAATATACGCAGCCCTTTTCCTGATTATCCGTTCAAAAGAAACGAGCCCTGCAAGGATTAGCGAAACCTGGGGATGCGGAATTCCGGCCCTTGCCCCTTACATGGAATACAGCTCTGCAGGCTTTTCCGAGCCTCTCGTGATGATCTTCAAAAACATCTACAGGACAAAGATTGTGCACAGAGCTGAGTACCTTGACAGGCAGGAAAGCCTCTTTAAGAACGGGAACGTGGAAATCCGTCTTCTTCGATTTTTCGAAGAGTACCTTTACATTCCTCCTGCACAGGCAATCGAGAGTTTTTCAAAATACGTTTCAAAACTGCAGAACGGAAAACTTGACAGTTATGTCCTTTACGCCTTTCTGGCAGTCATTGTATTGATTATAGCAACTGGAGGCTTTGTATGA